Within Malus domestica chromosome 04, GDT2T_hap1, the genomic segment TAGACCTATGGTAAGGCTCTCCATGAGATGTTAGCTTTTGACTCGCGACGTGTGTTAGACTTGAACTATGCATTCCATTTTGTTTTAAGCTAATCCATTGAAGATCCATTCCTTAATAAAAGTTTTTCAGACCTCTTTTCAACATGAGAGTTGCGTTGAGGATGTACACATTGTGCAGAAGATATATATGCATAAACGCATATATCCTCTCCATGAGATGCTTGTTGAGAATATCACgtttaagaatgggaaaaacaagaataaactccagaaatcgaaaaacaaataaccaagatTAATAACACCAAGAAATTACATGGTTCAACAATATGTGCCTACGTCAACGGGACAGCAACAACAATAtttcactatatcaataatgagtacaaccaataatcttgccaaatctctagaactaggacttgacgaaaaacctgaaagaacaagaacaagaaatacactatctcttttcttttctcttgcacacactttacaatattctctcactcaaatcccttgagtggtatacaatttattgttttgctccctccccaaaactagtacaatagcccctttatatagacataataaaggtcttcttcaataaggattattaatcctaatgggaatctagttatgaatcctactccaattgagaaactaaccccaattgggtaaacaactccaattgggaaaacaatttaatcctctaagACTATTAATTCCCAATAGACTTAGGACAACTAATCATGGGCTGGAAAAAACCCAACAATACTCTCTTAATTGTGGCCCTTGATTCTCCGTTTAGTTTTTCAATCCAATGGctagtaaagaaaaaaaaagaaaaacaagaagaggTGTGTGCAGAAATCATGTCACAGCATCTAGCTGTTTGTAATGGAACTTGTCGTGCTGGCCCGTGATTctccatttggtttttcaatccAATGgctagaaaagaaaagaggtgTGTGCAGAAATGATGTCACAGCCCCTAGCTGTTTGTAATAGAACTTGTCATGCATGATGTAATATTGTTTAGCAGTGGTCACATGGGTTAATGCATGTAAAATTATGGTCAAGTGATAATCTATTCTGTATAACAGATAGTTTTATTTGAACAAATAGTGCTACATTCTGTAATTAATGTTGACTGATTTCCAATTTGGATAGTTAGGTTTGAGCTTGTTGTCTTCATTTTACTCAAGGTGGCTGGTAATTTTAGGACTTAATTTCGTGATTTGTTAACATCTATTTTGGTTTTTAGAGTGCAGTACAACTGAATCATCTGACGATATTGAGAAACAAGAGCTTGAGGAAGTGTCAGATGAGGATGAAATGCCATTTCATGACACAAAAGAGTATTTCACTGAACCTAGCATAACTTGTGGGTCTATGAAAGGAGTGGTAAATAACACTAATAAGCAAAGTGAAGCTCAAAGTCAAACTAATAATGGTGAGGAGACTCAAACTGAGAAGGAAGTTCAGGATTATAATTACCCACACGTTGAAAGGAGAAAAGAGCTTCCCACTCCAGTTGAGAAGGAGAAGGGGGTCAGCCTTTGGTCTATGATTAAAGACAATGTGGGAAAGGATCTCACTCGAGTATGCCTTCCTGTGTACTTTAATGAGCCAATATCATCTCTTCAGAAGTGTTGTGAGGATTTGGAGTACTCGTATCTTTTGGACCGAGCATATGAGTATGGGAAAATGGTAAGGTTGGTGAGTGTGGGCTTTTTTACTTATTATACATTGCAGTCCTAATGTCATCTTTATGGTAGATATTGTCTGTATTGATGACTGCCCATACAGTTAccgttttttatttgtttttagtcTTACAATATAAATCTTTTGGTGGTTATATTTGTGGAAtaaatttgtttgaaatttgatgtCTAGTAGAAGTCTTAGGAGGATAGAAGGAAGAATAGACCATTGGGAACATTGATTCGGTCAATTTCTTGCATTAGAATAGTAATAGAGTTTTTATTTGGCTGGAATGTGCGCTAGAACATTTTGTAGCACCtcaattataatttatttatttatttatttttttgttgaatcTCACTTTGTTCGTTTTTGGTCCTTTATCTTATTAGGGAAACAGTCTCCAAAGGGTTCTAAATGTTGCTGCATTTGCGGTTTCTGGATATGCGTCATCTGTAGGGCGGCACTGCAAGCCATTCAATCCCTTGTTAGGGGAAACTTATGAAGCTGACTATCCTGATGAAGGAATTCGCTTCTTCTCCGAAAAGGTAAGGGAAGTAAAATAAATGGGCACAGGTGTGATAAGTGAAAATGAGGGTGACATATGCATCAACTTGTGACAAGCATATAACCTCTTTACGAGATTACCCAATTTTAGAATAGAAAACGCAACAGAAATCTTTTGACAATAAAGTGAGCGTTAAATAATGTGCCCTTTTACAGAAACTGGGAGAAATGAAAAGTAGAAGTATGATAAATTGGCTTGGGTTTGATTCCTCCAAGAAATTTAAGAAAATGGCATTGCCACTCACGTTTGAAGGGGCAGTTATAGTGCCTGGATCTTCAGTTAATAGTTATGATGAGAGAAAAATAGGTAAATGGTGTATGAAAGAAAAGGGGTTTAAACCTTTGGTCAAATGATTATGCAACTTGCAACGAACTATTGTCATTTAAACTCTTAGAAAGTTTATTAATAATCctagaaattaagaaaaaaaaaaactcaaaaaatgtgaaaatgtttttaagaaCTTGATATTCTTACAGTGGTTTAATGTGTAtacatttttattgatttatcCCGCTCAATCCAAaatatttcaataaaattttaCTTGGTACAGGTTAGTCACCATCCAACACTCATTGCCTGTCATTGTGAAGGTAGAGGGTGGAAGTTCTGGGCTGACAGCAATATCCACACAAAATTTTGGGGACGATCAATTCAGCTTGACCCCGTTGGAGTTCTTAGCTTGCAGTTTGATGATGGTGAACTTTTCCAGTGGAGCAAGGTATGCTTTACTATGTTGCGTTTTGCTCTAAATTGACAGCTCGTTAGAATCATTTTCTTGCCTAATATAACCACCAAGGTGTGCATTACTATgttgcattttttttatgtatgctaCAAGTGTGCTTAAATATCTCTATGTTTTGTAATAGGTCACAACAAGCATATACAATCTAATTCTTGGTAAAGTATATTGTGATCACCATGGTACAATGCATATACGTGGTAATCGTCAGCATTCATGCAGACTGAAGTTCAAAGAGCAATCGATTCTTGACCGAAATCCTCACCAGGTTAGTGGTGTGTTTCTTATTTGTGTCTAGTATGATGGTTCTCTGCTGTAGAGAATGTTGAATCATTCTCATTGCTGTGTACCGGCCTGATATTGTGCTGCTGGATTGATTGCAATTGTATACTCTACACCCACATAGGTCCATGGATTTGTGGAAGATGTCACGGGGAAAAAGGTTGCTACATTATTTGGGAAGTGGGATGAAAGCATGCATTATGTTAATGGTGATGGGAGTCGCAAGTTAAATCCTTCAGATGCTTCATTGTTGTGGAAAAGTAGTAAACCTCCTAATGTCACACGATACAACTTAACATCATTCGCAATGACACTGAATGAGCTAACACCTGGACTGCAGGTATACATGATGTAATACATCAAATGTTTCATATGCATTTTCATTTTTCCCTTATGCACATCAAATTGTTTCTTATAGCTTTGTCTGATCCTGGGTATTTGATCATGATTAAGGAGAAGCTCCCACCCACCGATTCCAGGCTCAGGCCGGACCAACGGCATCTAGAGAATGGAGAGTACGAAAAGGCAAATGCAGAGAAACAGCGATTGGAAAAAAGGCAAAGAATGGTATTTTGGTTTCTTTTCGTATCTTTtggtcacacacacacacacgcacacacagagacacacacacacacagacacccATGCCAGCCTCATCAGCTGATTTTCTTTTTACTTGTGCTAGGTTTTACATGTAGAAGGTAATCCGATATTCATATTGTTTTCCTTGGTCATTTTATATGGTTTTTCTATGATCTTcccaatttgaaatatttattaCACTCCTATACCTAATGCGATCAAAGTTAAATTTTATACCATGATCACACCAAATGATGAATAATCCGTACTAGAGACAAGTCACTTGCCAAATTAGAGTCAACTGTGTCATTGAAACAACTTTTATGTTGGACAGTTGGAGAAAATATTGCTGACATGTAAGAAGTTACTATACTCTTTGGTCAATGTTGGTTGGTTGCATTGCAAGTGACTTCAGCAACTTCACCCAGTTGCAACGTGAGAAAAAAGCATGGCTTTACTCTTGCCCCGTTTACTCTTCTTATGCTTTTACAATGTATTACTCAGTTCCTTGCAGATTTGAAGAGCAAATACAGAAAATTATTTGATGCATTCAAATATACAAATCTTTAGGAATACTTTCAGTGTATTATAGTTTGCAATAAATATGTTTATGAGAAGATGGCATATGATTTAACTGAAATATTACTTTATTACTATTAATGCTGGTGATGATCCTTGAAACTCTCAATGCACAGTCGAGGAAACTACAAGAAAACGGGTGGAAACCCAGATGGTTCGAGAGAGAACGTGAAGATGGATCATTCCGCTATGTTGGTGGTTATTGGGAAACAAGGAATCAGGGACAATGGGATGAATGCCCAGACATTTTTGGTGAATTTAACGAAGGGCTGGATGAGCAATCAGAAGGGTCATGATTCTAATTCAGGTGGGTGCTTATTGTCCAGAAAACCATATTTTCGCAATATCCACAAGTCTTTCCACTTCCATAGATATATGATTTAACTCTACTGAACTTGTTCACTAGAAGTGTCGAGACTTTattatttgtaaattttctGATAATGCAGGAAACATAAATTGGGTTGAGATGGTCACAGTCGAAACTGCGAGCATTATAGCTTGGCATTTCCTGATTTGGTGTTTTGTTCAAGAGTATGATCAGGAGATTGATAGCATCTGAGCATTTAAACGAGAATTCTCTTTTATTCGACTGTAAGTTGATGGTTAGATTGTagtcttatatatatatgtatcctTGTAATGTTATCGTTTATCTAatccctctccctccctctcctcaTCTGTCACATATGTTGTAGTTTTTTTCTCCCTTTCTATTGGTGCCAACCATTGGTTGAgcattttcatatttaattgtATTCTCTTagtaataaaaagaaaaatgtagtTTTATCATCGTGTTGTATTTGGTTCGGGTCAAACTTAATCTGAGTCTGAATTCGATATATGCAGACCCATCGACTTGATATTCGACAAATTATAATTTTTCGAGTTTGAGTTACGATAaaaaagaggtcgcacttggtgcgatggcaagtgccttcgtccatgagcggtaggtctcgggttcgagacttgggagcagcctctccataaatgggggtaaggctagccgacattcacctctcccagaccctgcgtaaagcgggagccttgtgcactgggtacgaccttttttgaGTTACGATAAAAGGCCCTAAATTATGATTTCCATTTGAAAgttaatttactaaaatgtcTAGATTTTTGCTTGTCTTTACACTTACAAATTGTAGAAACTAAGATGAGAAAAAGATGTCACTTAGAACTACGGTTTGGTAGTATTTTATCTTTTCTTGAAAGTGAGAGGTTTATGTTCGAATCTACgtgcgaattcgataccaaatttgGTTGTCATTGTGTGATTTACTCGAACTCTCTCATCTCTTAGTATAAAATGTattgttgtactaaaaaaaatgagagaggtTACAAATGACTATCAAAATAGAAATAACTGAAAGCTAAAGCATCAAATATGCACATGCAAGGATGAAATAGGCAAGTAAAGCTACTTGGACCAATGTGAATTGATTCAATTATTATTACTACGATATTGTGATATTTTTATTCACTTGTAAGTTAAAAATCTCAGGTTTAATGACGTAAAATATTTATGTTTAGTTTGATATTTAATTATGCTTGGCCTTTTGTATCGCCTAGTCCAGTCCTCACTCGCTTTAGAAATGCCCTTGGTATAATTGCTTCAAATGGACAATAGACCTATTCTAATTCTAACACGAattagactttttttttttttggtcaaagatagattttgttagactAGATGTTAGATTAATTATCAATCCATGCCTTTATTTAAGAGTTCAACTCTTTTCCACCATTATAGTAACATGCCACTTGCAGCATGATTTAGACTTGGATCTAATATTAGTTTTTCATCATAAATAAATGCCacttgagtttttttttcttttttttttcctgagcAGACGATATTATCAACACTAAGGGAAGTGGTTGTGCTTAGCCTCACAACgtgttagcaataatgtagtttaaattcgCATTTGGAAAGAATCGAATCTAGACCTCTcgcttacaaatgaagagaaataccattacaccgtagtactaagtgataaGTGTATTTAAGTTAGAAATGGGCACTGTTACAGTGGAGTTGTTGAATTATTGTGAGAGTGATGAACTTTTGGATAAACGATTAAATTTAGAGGTCCAAATGCTCTAAATTCTAACGGACAAGGATGCATCCCATGCCGAGACAGTGACATCTAGCCACTGGTTTTGAATAATATTGTATTACTATTTCTTCCATcatattattgtaaattaaattaaattaaattttttattaaattaaattaaattatatttttattaaattaaattaaattaaattaaattatattatattatattccaAATGGTTGATAATGTGATCGCTACAAATCATACCAAAACAATTGTATATCCCCTACATTACCTTGATTGATTCTGATTTTTTTAACAGATAAATTGGATTAATGATCCCCATGGTAATAGGGTAATTGGACGATAGTCAGGTTCCGtgataaaaaaattcggatttgaACCCATATGGTGAAGTCTTTTAGGATTTAGGTTACAAATTGAAAATTAGGTTAACTCTCCGTTAATTATTAGCACCTGAGCCATATATATTAGGTTAAAatgaagggaactttaacgaaaagcacccggtactgttcactttaacgaaaaaccacatttttacactaaaaagtcaatcctggtactattcactttaccctttattttgtccttatcattaaaacttaaagttttcaagccattttcattagttttccttaaaatgaaACTATTCAGTTATTGTTAGCACATGAGACTTACATATgaggcatttttttttaattattcaaacTAGATGTTAAGACCTGTGAGGGGAAGGGTTTGAATTCCAATAATTATGGATGCGTTGGTGGATGTTCTATAACTAAAGTAATTAATCAGCTCCAATTACCCACTTTCTAATTGGACCACAAGTTAGAAGTCACATTATTGATCACCTTTTAAAAAGCATCTCCAATCGCGAGTTGCAAATTTGAAATGTAAAATTTTATATCTTATGGACATTTTAGGAACATGTAATCATgtaaatttggtttttgttcgAGTTGGGAGGTGTAAATATGAATTTGGACACCTCTTTTGGACATGtgataaaatatgtaaatatatataaatatttacaTTTTTATGCCAAGATGGATATTTTATATCCCCTTAAAATTGCCTACCAAAAGACTTTCCAATGAACAAGTGATGTATGTGTGTTATACATCTACATATGCACTCCGACTGGAGATGCTCTAACAAAGATTCATCTCATATAGATGTAGGTTGGAGTGACAACTATTAGAGAGGTAGTCAATAAAGTAATTAAATACAATCATAAGTACACGCATTATTGCATTCTAAAACATAATcaaagtaaaattaaaaaaacaagtgGAGCAGATCATTAGCTACCTTTAATGATTCTTCATTTCTTATCTTTTGTACAAGCTTatgtaagaaaagaaaaaaaaaacgaaaaaaaaaacaaagacacAAGATAGGGaagtaattgaaaaatatgCATTATTAATGCACACAAGTCTCTACTTCCTCCAATTCTATGCCCTCCTCAGCAAGCCTCTTGTCCTTGTAGACATACCAATTGGCACAAAACAAATAGACCACCAAATTCAAAGCACTCAAAAGCGCTAAAAGCCAATAGAAATCATAAAGCTTTCCTCGGTTGATATTGTTTGCAAACCATGGTTTCCTGTCCCCTGTCACCTTGTGCACTAAACTCACCAACAGTGAGCTCacgaaaaaccctaatgagaggGTGCTCAGAAACAGCCCTGTGCTCATAGTCTTCATTCCTTTCGGGCACTCCCTGAGGAAGAAGTCCAGCTGCCCAATGTACACGAAGGCTTCTCCTGACCCCACAAAGAAGAACTGTGGG encodes:
- the LOC103421871 gene encoding oxysterol-binding protein-related protein 2A-like isoform X2, giving the protein MRVKEMHPLCCITLESAGLGDQSPEISLSRTRSLPASLAAAQVGSDSNTAGRASGSEATVAGVLHKWTNYSKGWRSRWFLLRNGILSYSKIRRPETLSLLTPNDDDVRLIGEISAHRLSRMDSETGSRRSNKPPKTVGIVHLKISSFRESKSDDRKFYIFTATKTLHLRTNSKSDRAAWLQALVSIRTLFPHRSLNDSLSLVPTDLSISTKRLKKRLLEEGTGESIVQDCEQIMLSEFSQLQGRLKVICEERSNLLDTLRQFEAANYEAEASGIHDGEYQLTKHEFSSLGPGKYSECSTTESSDDIEKQELEEVSDEDEMPFHDTKEYFTEPSITCGSMKGVVNNTNKQSEAQSQTNNGEETQTEKEVQDYNYPHVERRKELPTPVEKEKGVSLWSMIKDNVGKDLTRVCLPVYFNEPISSLQKCCEDLEYSYLLDRAYEYGKMGNSLQRVLNVAAFAVSGYASSVGRHCKPFNPLLGETYEADYPDEGIRFFSEKVSHHPTLIACHCEGRGWKFWADSNIHTKFWGRSIQLDPVGVLSLQFDDGELFQWSKVTTSIYNLILGKVYCDHHGTMHIRGNRQHSCRLKFKEQSILDRNPHQVHGFVEDVTGKKVATLFGKWDESMHYVNGDGSRKLNPSDASLLWKSSKPPNVTRYNLTSFAMTLNELTPGLQEKLPPTDSRLRPDQRHLENGEYEKANAEKQRLEKRQRMSRKLQENGWKPRWFEREREDGSFRYVGGYWETRNQGQWDECPDIFGEFNEGLDEQSEGS
- the LOC103421871 gene encoding oxysterol-binding protein-related protein 2A-like isoform X4, giving the protein MPFHDTKEYFTEPSITCGSMKGVVNNTNKQSEAQSQTNNGEETQTEKEVQDYNYPHVERRKELPTPVEKEKGVSLWSMIKDNVGKDLTRVCLPVYFNEPISSLQKCCEDLEYSYLLDRAYEYGKMGNSLQRVLNVAAFAVSGYASSVGRHCKPFNPLLGETYEADYPDEGIRFFSEKVSHHPTLIACHCEGRGWKFWADSNIHTKFWGRSIQLDPVGVLSLQFDDGELFQWSKVTTSIYNLILGKVYCDHHGTMHIRGNRQHSCRLKFKEQSILDRNPHQVHGFVEDVTGKKVATLFGKWDESMHYVNGDGSRKLNPSDASLLWKSSKPPNVTRYNLTSFAMTLNELTPGLQEKLPPTDSRLRPDQRHLENGEYEKANAEKQRLEKRQRMSRKLQENGWKPRWFEREREDGSFRYVGGYWETRNQGQWDECPDIFGEFNEGLDEQSEGS
- the LOC103421871 gene encoding oxysterol-binding protein-related protein 2A-like isoform X3; this translates as MLSEFSQLQGRLKVICEERSNLLDTLRQFEAANYEAEASGIHDGEYQLTKHEFSSLGPGKYSECSTTESSDDIEKQELEEVSDEDEMPFHDTKEYFTEPSITCGSMKGVVNNTNKQSEAQSQTNNGEETQTEKEVQDYNYPHVERRKELPTPVEKEKGVSLWSMIKDNVGKDLTRVCLPVYFNEPISSLQKCCEDLEYSYLLDRAYEYGKMGNSLQRVLNVAAFAVSGYASSVGRHCKPFNPLLGETYEADYPDEGIRFFSEKVSHHPTLIACHCEGRGWKFWADSNIHTKFWGRSIQLDPVGVLSLQFDDGELFQWSKVTTSIYNLILGKVYCDHHGTMHIRGNRQHSCRLKFKEQSILDRNPHQVHGFVEDVTGKKVATLFGKWDESMHYVNGDGSRKLNPSDASLLWKSSKPPNVTRYNLTSFAMTLNELTPGLQEKLPPTDSRLRPDQRHLENGEYEKANAEKQRLEKRQRMSRKLQENGWKPRWFEREREDGSFRYVGGYWETRNQGQWDECPDIFGEFNEGLDEQSEGS
- the LOC103421871 gene encoding oxysterol-binding protein-related protein 2A-like isoform X1; amino-acid sequence: MRVKEMHPLCCITLESAGLGDQSPEISLSRTRSLPASLAAAQVGSDSNTAGRASGSEATVAGVLHKWTNYSKGWRSRWFLLRNGILSYSKIRRPETLSLLTPNDDDVRLIGEISAHRLSRMDSETGSRRSNKPPKTVGIVHLKVNISSFRESKSDDRKFYIFTATKTLHLRTNSKSDRAAWLQALVSIRTLFPHRSLNDSLSLVPTDLSISTKRLKKRLLEEGTGESIVQDCEQIMLSEFSQLQGRLKVICEERSNLLDTLRQFEAANYEAEASGIHDGEYQLTKHEFSSLGPGKYSECSTTESSDDIEKQELEEVSDEDEMPFHDTKEYFTEPSITCGSMKGVVNNTNKQSEAQSQTNNGEETQTEKEVQDYNYPHVERRKELPTPVEKEKGVSLWSMIKDNVGKDLTRVCLPVYFNEPISSLQKCCEDLEYSYLLDRAYEYGKMGNSLQRVLNVAAFAVSGYASSVGRHCKPFNPLLGETYEADYPDEGIRFFSEKVSHHPTLIACHCEGRGWKFWADSNIHTKFWGRSIQLDPVGVLSLQFDDGELFQWSKVTTSIYNLILGKVYCDHHGTMHIRGNRQHSCRLKFKEQSILDRNPHQVHGFVEDVTGKKVATLFGKWDESMHYVNGDGSRKLNPSDASLLWKSSKPPNVTRYNLTSFAMTLNELTPGLQEKLPPTDSRLRPDQRHLENGEYEKANAEKQRLEKRQRMSRKLQENGWKPRWFEREREDGSFRYVGGYWETRNQGQWDECPDIFGEFNEGLDEQSEGS